From one Nonomuraea polychroma genomic stretch:
- a CDS encoding Tn3 family transposase has translation MASSNAITAASVRLRSRQQPSDPLRFRQRNLHRSHAQRPPQRGFPLFHPQESANSRALGFGGIAYHHIADNYIVLFSRFIPCGVWEAVYIIEGLLEQESEAAPKEIHADTQGQSFPVFGLAYLFGFELLPRIRNFRDLTFHRPEAGIAYRHIDALFGEPINWRLIEGHWQDLMKVAISIREGELSSITLLRRLRHDSKRNKIYRAYRELGRVKRTMVLLRYISDAALRENITRATNMVESYNNFAKWIGFGNNGVIADNEPEEQEKAIKFNTLVADLIMYQTTPDMSLVLNQLRTEGETMHRADVAIMSPYQEDNVRRFGDYIYALNAPLDDMEVNPDLGEDANAA, from the coding sequence ATGGCGTCGTCGAATGCCATCACCGCAGCTTCTGTTCGGCTGAGATCCCGTCAACAGCCCTCAGACCCTCTCCGGTTCAGACAGCGCAACCTGCACCGATCGCACGCTCAACGCCCACCCCAACGCGGGTTCCCGCTGTTTCACCCTCAGGAATCTGCGAACTCACGCGCTTTAGGATTCGGCGGCATCGCCTACCACCACATCGCCGACAACTACATCGTGCTGTTCTCCCGGTTCATCCCGTGCGGGGTGTGGGAGGCGGTCTACATCATCGAGGGCCTGCTGGAACAGGAGAGCGAAGCAGCGCCCAAGGAGATCCACGCCGACACGCAAGGCCAGTCGTTCCCGGTCTTCGGGCTGGCGTACCTGTTCGGGTTCGAGCTGCTGCCACGTATCCGCAACTTCCGGGATCTGACCTTTCACCGGCCCGAGGCCGGCATCGCTTATCGGCACATCGACGCGCTGTTCGGCGAGCCGATCAACTGGCGGCTAATCGAGGGCCACTGGCAGGACCTGATGAAGGTGGCCATCTCGATCCGCGAAGGCGAGCTGTCGTCGATCACCCTGTTGCGGCGGCTGCGGCACGACTCCAAACGCAACAAGATCTACCGCGCCTACCGCGAGCTGGGCCGCGTCAAGAGGACGATGGTGCTGCTGCGCTACATCTCCGACGCCGCTCTGCGGGAGAACATCACCCGGGCCACCAACATGGTCGAGTCCTACAACAACTTCGCCAAATGGATCGGGTTCGGCAACAACGGAGTGATCGCCGACAACGAGCCCGAGGAACAAGAGAAAGCGATCAAGTTCAACACCCTGGTCGCCGACCTGATCATGTACCAGACCACGCCGGACATGTCCCTGGTACTCAACCAGCTGCGCACCGAGGGCGAGACGATGCATCGCGCCGACGTGGCCATCATGTCCCCCTACCAGGAAGACAACGTGCGCCGCTTCGGCGACTACATCTACGCCCTCAACGCGCCGCTGGACGACATGGAGGTCAACCCCGATCTCGGCGAGGACGCCAATGCAGCGTGA
- a CDS encoding SRPBCC family protein: MASIRHEIVIDASPEHIWDVLRDVGAVDERLLPGRVIDTRLEGDQRFLTFPDGHVIRELIVAIDDDSRCLVYSVVEGARPALEHHHASFEVRPEGDQAGRLIWTTNVLPHTRAAEIRIRIEQGAWEMKQAIEAAARS, encoded by the coding sequence ATGGCCTCCATCCGCCACGAGATCGTCATCGATGCGTCCCCCGAGCACATCTGGGATGTGCTGCGCGACGTCGGAGCCGTGGACGAGCGCCTGCTGCCGGGCCGTGTCATCGACACCCGGCTGGAGGGCGACCAGCGGTTCCTGACCTTTCCCGACGGGCACGTCATCCGCGAGCTGATTGTCGCGATCGATGACGATTCCCGCTGCTTGGTCTATTCCGTTGTTGAAGGCGCGAGACCCGCGCTCGAGCACCACCACGCCTCGTTTGAAGTTCGCCCGGAGGGCGACCAAGCGGGCCGGCTGATCTGGACCACCAACGTGCTGCCACACACGCGAGCCGCCGAGATCCGCATTCGCATCGAACAGGGCGCATGGGAGATGAAGCAGGCAATCGAGGCCGCAGCACGCAGCTGA